The Anomaloglossus baeobatrachus isolate aAnoBae1 chromosome 4, aAnoBae1.hap1, whole genome shotgun sequence genome contains the following window.
tttttgcctgGTGGAAAcaaaggattttcaagaccttatgtttgtcgcagtgccccagtactagatgcctagtcgccactacttctctaagaaaggtgtgcctgcactactccagcatgtcgcacagaacatcaccgcttccttgagaagctctgtgtgtgacagggtgcatttcaccaccgatacttggaccagtaagcatggataggtgcgttacatgtcgttgactgggcactgggtaactatggtgagagatggagaaaggtCTGCTTTACAagccttgccgtccccacgagttgagtgtcaatcctctgtatgtagaaaatcctccactgcttctgcctcctcaacctcgtctgggtcctccacctccgcacaaatcctgtctggtcaggccacccgagttgtaactgcgcacaaggaatcccgcacacctccttactatgctggcagcacagctcaacgacatcaggcggtctttatgttAAAATGTCTGGGAaaaaggagtcacacagctgaccagttgtgatgagctctggagaccgagtttcataaatggttgtctccactcaacctgcagccagggaaggccgtgtgcgacaatgctgcaaacctgggtgtggcccctcGCCAAGGaaaagtgacacacgtgccttgtatggcttattgttgaaccttgttgtccagcaatttttaaccccctatccaggcctagatgggcttctgcacagggcatggtcactatctgctcactttcgccgttcaaatGGCGCAGCTGatggacttgcatcgctacagaagtctttcggcctgccagttcaccgcctgaaatgtgacatgctggaatttgactctccacatgttgcagcggctgtggcagcaccgcagagccctggagcaatacattatgacgtatagcctgtgccacagagatgcagaggtggggcagatcacactgattaaatggtctcagatcaaggacctatttacccttctgcacagtttcgacaaggcgatgaagatgtttagcgttgacaatgccattatcatcatgacaattccagtcatttacatgctggagcaaactctaaacagtattcggagtcaggtggtgggacaagaggaaggggaggaagtacaggaggattcatatgcggaaaagATACCAAGATCAACATGGTCCAGATGTTCAGTATCACCATTGAGTGGTGGGCATTATACTTTTTGGAGGGCTATGAGTGAGCATTATAGtatttgaagggctatgtggggggatTTTAGTTTTTGGAGGGTTGCGTGAGTTTATTGCACTGTTTAAATtgctatgtgggagccattatactatttggagggatatGTGAAGTCCTTTATATGGTTTGAAGTTCTATATGAAGAAAGTTACACTGCTCAGGGGCTAAATAGGACATCTTGTATTCAGGTATTCTTGGTGGTCATTGTGATGCATTTGTGTACTGATGGTgcttctagtgatgtattcatatactcatggtggttctagtgatgttttTGTGTACTGATAGTAATTCCGGTTATCTATTAATGTACTGATTGTGGTTGTGATCATGTTTTCATGTACTGATGCTGATTATGTTGATGTagtcatgtactaatggtggttctggtaccGTATATATCTACTGAATCTAGtgttggtgctgtattcatgtagatTGTTGGCTCTAATAATCTATTTATGTACATCCCATAATATTTGTTTAGTATTCATACAATGATGTACCGATGATGGCTTTAGTGATAAATTCATCACCAGAAATAATAATATTCTATTAATACATCATCAATGTGATcataagtacatgaatacagcacaagAAAAACCATCATTTTTGTTGGATGCTGTATTTGTCACATAAAACACACACAAATCATCATACATATCTGTTTATCTTTAATAGACGTCTATTAAACTATTTTCAATATATTTCCAGAACCAGAATCTTGCACCAAGGCATCATTTAGTACATGAGTACATCAActcaaccaccatcagtacaagaatacaacATCAAAACCACGATCAGTccatgaatatatcaccagaaccataaTCATTAAATTAATACGTCATCAAAACCCCCATCAATTTGGTTGCAGGCTGTATTTGTCACAAGAAACATGCAAAAGGAATCATATGTATGCCTATATTTAtaattgtatttatttactttcctaGCTAAATGCTGGACACCCTAATGGAAACTAAACGCTCCCAATTATAAATAAGCAATATTAATTTCCTAGGCAATACTTCTGTCTGACATAATAAATATATTAAGATGTCAGGCATGAATATTTTAATTTGTCTCTTGTTCTGTGTAAATGGTCCACAAACAATAAACAATGAAATATCTAACCATGAGATTTCTTTCCTTGTTAAGCCACACTCCTAAACCACACCACATTTTTACTTTTGCTGATATTTTGTTTTAAAAAGGAAACAGTTCTTGGGAGCTTGCTACCTGACTCATTGACTCATTGGGGGTGCATTAATGGTCCGGTTACCTTGGTCTCTGACCATTTCCTTTGTTTGGTGGTGCCATTGGCTTCATTTGTGTGGGCCACCAAAAATATCTTGCCCTGACCCTGTATGCATGaaacaaaattaaaaattgctCCATAATTGTGAATAGAAAGGAATATTGAGAGATAAATAAAACATTGTAAATACCAACTTTTTTGGCAAACCTTTCTTTTACTTTCATTATGAACCAAGATATAACAACTCCTTTTACTCCTATGATATGAAAGAGGATCTCTGTCATAGTTTTTACTAGAGTTGGGGAAGCCATAATGATTTTTCAAAAAAATGCTTCCCGTACGGCTTTCATAATGTCCTTATTCCTTAAACTGTATATAATGGGGTTTATGAAAGGAGTGAATACTGTATACAGCAAAGATAAGGCTTTACTGATGGTCAATGTTTGACCCTTTGTTGGAAAGACATAAACGCTAAACAGTGAGCAAAAGAATATGGAGACTACggcgaggtgggagctacaggtggagaaggctttctgtCTATTCATATTGGAGGGAATTTTTAATATTGTGGTAATAATATTTATATAGGacactattattattatgattGGTATAAAGAGAGCGGGAGGGCCCAATATAGAAACTTCTAGATGAACAAGCTGAGTACCTGAACATGCAATTTCCATCAAAGGAACAAGATCACAGAAAAAATGGTCTATAATATTTCTTTGACAAAACTTTAGCATCAATAGCGGTAGAGTGTCGCAAACTACTACTAATAAGCCAACCAACCAGCAGACAGTAACCAATTTCACACAATATTCATGAGTCATGATAGAAGTGTAACGGAGGGGATTACAGATGGCCACATATCGGTCATAGGACATCACTGTGAGGAGAAGACACTCAAATATTTCTGAGGTACAGAAGAAAAAAAACTGAGTGATACAACCAATCAAAGTAATGGTCCCCCCATTATTTAGAAGACTGTTAAGCATAATAGGTGCAATATCTATAGTTAATAAAATGTCATTGATGGACAGTTGTGAGATGAAGAAGTACATCGGCGTGTGGAGGTTCTTGCTGGTGGACACCAGGCTGATGATTAGGAGGTTCCCACATAGTGTGCAACAGGTAACCAAGAGTACTAAAGAAAAGAGGAAAGTTCTAAAATCTTGGCCAACTTGAAATCCCAAAAGTAAAAATTCTGTGACCATAGTGAAATTGTTCTCCTGTAACAAAATGCAATACTTAGTGTTGTGCAAATGTTGATTTATAGGATCAAGAGATTGCTGAAAGAATTTAAAAGATAACCTTCATTAACCTCTTTacaacacatgatgtactgggtacggtgctgtggtgagccggcggtgagtcccgcacatgtaagctgatttgaacagctgacatgtgcggctatcaggcacgggtggatccgcgatccactcatgcctgtttgttaactccttagatcacgttgtcaaaatgtgacagcgtgttGTAAATGGCCGCAGTGGGTAACTTGCACTTACCCGCCACCATCAAGGTTGATGAAagaatttaaaatataacttttattaataaaTCTCTATGAAAATTACAAAGTTAATTAATATTGTttctaaaaaaagttttaaaaagcaattatttttaataatttatcaatcaaatataaaaaataattattaatttattattaattTAATAACAATTGTTAatcaataattgaaaaaaataataacaatgaataatttaaaaatcaATTATTATTTTCAATTCTGGAAATATCATTGGTATGTTGTGCTAATGCTTTCTTTTCCAGATTGTTCAGCTTTCAGACAGCACTGGCCAGTATCTCTAGTATTATCCATAAAGGTTTATTATTAGGATAAACAATAAGAAGGGAGATTAGTAGACTGGGAATATTCCTTTAGTTTAGTTGCATGTTGCCAAGAGGACCAATCAGTCTGTATGTGGGCAGTGACCGAATAATTCTTACAAGCTCTATACTGGGGAGCATGAGCTTCACTTCACTTCCAATGCATCATTGGGAACACACATGTAAAGCCAGCGGTACAACCATGCTGCTGGCTGGGATTGTCACTTTATTAACCCAGGAACCAGGAAGACAGAATTCTAAGGAGTGGTGCACTCCTGAAAAGCAAAAATTGACCAACTTCTATAATGTAACATGGTATTATTTCTACTGTGAAATAAGTGGTTAATTATGCACTAGCTTGTCACATAACAAAGCTTAAACTTAAGAAACAGAAAAATGCAATGAAACAGGTATGCCCCAGGCAATATCGACTGGGTGACTCTTGAGTCCGGAAAGATTGCAGTGCACTGGATTTACGTGCTGTTTTGTAGCTGTAACCTTTCAGTATAAAACATATGATTAGTAGTGATGGCTGAATATtaaaatatttgggttcggattataCGTCTCAAATATTTCGTACTATTTATAAATTCGTCATAAATAACGAATCGAAAGCAAATCAataggaaactcaaataattttccggTGGACCCTCCCAGGATGTCTGACGGGGCTGTAAAAGTGCTCAAATGGATGGAAAAGTTATGAAATTAAATATAAACAACACAGTGGAGATGCCTTGGTGAATTTCTGATACACAGGTGGCTTctgtgaacaatgttgtcagaatatCATAACTCTTTAAAGTGCGGTCCCCTGCCTATTTATGATAACTAGTGCAAGTAACATAGATTGCTATGGACTACAGTCCCCGTCTTCTTGGCCGATTATCCAAGATAGAGGCTTCCTTActatttgtttttagttatttaaataaacattaaaaaaatggGTGCTCCAACCCATTTTTTATATCAAGaacagataaagctgacagctggggtctggcatTCTTAGTCTGGGAAGTTGCATGGTTTTTGGTCCTCCCCATCCTAAAACTAGCCGCCCACAGCCAtcccacaattggtgcatctattACATGTGCCAATTATTGtcatttacccagctcatcacagtTGCCCTGAAGTAGTAGCAATTGGGGTGTCAGGTGTGATTTGTTAAAAATCATAACTGTCATTAAGCCCTAGGTTGGAAATGGAGAAATGTCTGAGACCCCCATTTCCATTAAAAAAttggtaagtaaaaagaaaaagcatacaaacacataaaaatattttattgaaataatAAAAGAACACATCCTTTATTACCAATTTATTCACCACCAAAACATCCCAGCAAGTCTGACGTAATCCCTACGACATCCCGAAATGATCttgactctgctacatctagaagCTCTAAAATGAATGTTTTATTGTGAATGCATTAAAACAGGGGTATAATAACAAAAAGGTGCATAAGGTGGATGCACCATACAGCAGGAGGAGAAAGGAAAGTAACACCATATAATGCCAATGTATAACATAGTTTACATAAACAGATCCACATCCCAAATAATATCTATGATAGTAAAGCCAAAGCAATAGCTAATGCCTAAATATAGGGAAACTGGAAATAGTGCTAAAAAGTATCAGTGTATCATTGGTAAAACTAACCTAAagacatctcctcctgctggaatgGCGCAAAATCCCAATCCCAACGTACATTTTGGCTCTGTGTACCTACCGAATTACAGTATGTTAGGGTTAGATACAGTAAATATAGTCCTAGGATACATCTGCGGGTTAGAAAACTATTTCCTGGCAATTAGACATTTTACAGAATTGAGGTTCACAGAAAATGTTTTTAGCCACAAATCAAAATCTTTTAGTAAATTTTGCAAAGTAGACGAATTTGAATTTTCAAAAGATCATCTCTACTCAACCACTGTGGTATTACATGATCTCTTCTTCCCTACCAGTAAATTATTTGTCTATTTTATGATTTTCCACATAAAGGACATTCTAACATTTCACTATTTTTATTGTTGATTTCCTCTTTTATCTGGGCTGGTTGATGTATTAGTTGTAGGCACTGGGGAAATTTAGTCTCTAAAGATACAAGACAGAACTACCTACTGTAATTCTGTAAAGACCCAGCATCTCCTGTGCACATCTAACTATCTTGGGTTAATCCATGACAGCATATTGTGTTACTAACAGtagtcttaagggcgctttacacgctacaatatatcttacgatgtgtcggcggggtcatgtcgtaagtgacgcacatccggcatcgtaagttacattgtagcatgtaacagctacgtgcgattatgattgaacggtaaaatgttcagcgcatgcacgtcgttcattttctaaaaattgaacatcaggttgttcatcgtacccggagtagcacacatcgcagtgtgtgacaccccaggaaagatgaacagatcttaccgacgtcctgcggctcctgccggcaatgcggaaggaaagaggtgggcgggatgtttatgtcccactcatctccgcccctccgcttctattggacggctgccacgtgacgtcgatgtgacaccgaagtccctcccactccaggaagtggatgttcgccgcccacatcgaggtcgtatggacgggtaagtacatgtgatgggggttattcgtttgtgtgacacgttcaacaaattgaatgtgccacacatacgatgggggcgggtacgatcgcatacaatatcgtatgcttaattgcaaggtgtaaagcagactttagagACTGTGGTCTCAGCAATTTTTAGGTCATTGACGAGGTcttcccgtgtagttctgggctgattgcgAACCATTCTCCGAATCATCCTTACTCCACAAGGtaaaatcttgcatggagccccaataagattgacagtcatcttgtattTTTTCCATTTGTTATTAATTGTGCCAACAGCCGTTTCCTTCTTACCAAGCTGCTTTCCTATTGTTCGGTAGCCCATCTAGTCTACTATGATACCACACAATGAATAGACTTTACAGAAGACAGACTCCTTATTAGATATGAGCAAACCCGTGGAAATTTggcttcagctggactttagataaagtttggtttgggacctgaacttcacctaaactccaatggaagtcactaaaagGGCAGTTcgtgtctccgcccacatgcagccacccATAAACAGAACACATCCAGGACCAGGTTGgtagagtttttccatttttttgtttgtgcacactacatctggtcatgctgttgttacccccagtgtgagcctttcaaacactgcaagcattttgcactgagctgagcactgagcgtacctgagcacagcgatgctcacatgagTGGTTTATGTAAAGCACCAAAACTTTGAACTTGAACTCTGTATTTTTtttgtctgtgtttggtatgaataccgggcactgaacctcaggttcactcatctgtaCTCCTAATTAAGTAACAGTGAAATGTGTGTTGGGTGTATGGTGAGTTAGCCCTTTTTCTTATTGTCCATTTATTTTACTATTTGGGACTCTTTACTTTTGATATTTTACCTTTTGCACTTTTTTGTACAGATGCCttttgtatgtatttatttttctgTATTATTGATAATTAGTCATGTACACTGTCACATAGAATACAGCAATCTTCTATCTTTACTAAATAGCATAGGGATTCTCACTGTGGCTCACCCATCATTTTTAACTTTTGGCTGTGCcactaaaataattattttttaaatatcgATTTATACCTTAATAAAGTTGTATAACTTTTTTTATCATTTGGATTACTTTATTTTCCTTTTggcaccttttttctttttttcttcattttatttgTGTCCCATGGTGATATTAACATTCAGACCGTTCTAGCATAATAATCTTCAGTCTCTTTAACTCCTTAAGGATgatgccagttttgtacttaatgcccaggccattttttgtaattttgaccagtgtcactttataaggttataactctaaaaacgcttcaatggatcccggtgattctgagactgtttttttcgtgacatattgagcttcatgttagaggtatatTTAGGATGATACtttattattttatttgtgaaaaaaatcagaaatttgacaataaaattttaaattttgcaattttcaaacttttaatttttatgcccataaaccagagagttatgtcacacaaaatagttaataaacaacattccccacatgtctagtttacatcagcacaatttttgaaacaattttttttggggttaggaagttataagggttcaaagtttatcagcaatttcccattttttcaacaaaatttacaaaaccatttttttaagggaccacatcacatttgaagtgactttgataggccAAGATGATAGaagatacccaaaagtgacaccattctaaaaacttcacccctcaaagtactcaaaaccacatccaagaagtttattaacgcttcaggtgcttcacaggaactaaagtaatgtggaatgaaaaaaaaacaaaaattaacattttacctaaaaatgttgctttagcactaattttcttacattttcaagaggtaacaccaaaaattggacctcagatTTTGTTACCCAcattcttatgagcacgccgacaccctacatgtggtcagaaacttttgtttgggcaaatgggagggcttggaatgaaaagagcaatatttgaattttggaaagcaaatttggctgaaacagattgcgggcaccatgttgcatttacagatcccctaaggtacctaaacagcagaaacccccctcaagtgacctcatttttgaaactagaccccttagggcttctatctaggggtatattgagcattttggacctacaggtacttcacagattttgataacgttacgttgttatATTGGAaactgtcatttttttctcaaaaatgttgctttagcatcaatgttCCCACTTTTTCAAGCGGTAATTCAAAAAATGTGACccaaaatgtttgttacccacttttttatgaatgcggtgatacctcacatgtggtctgaaatctttttttggacaaatgggaggaacgaaacgagcaatatttgaattttggaaaggaaatttggctgaaaaagattgcgacaCCATGTTGAATTTGGAGGACccgtaaggtacgtaaacagcaaaaaaacaccacaagtgcccccatattggaaactaggcccctcaaggaatttatctagatgtttggtgagtaccctgaacccctaggggcttcacagaagtttataaagttgaatcatgaaaataaaaaaattaaattttaccacaaaattgttacttcaaccaggtagctttttttcacaagggtaacaagaaaaaaaatcaccatgaaatttattgtgcaatttctcctgagttttggtgataccttatatgtggtggaaatcaactgtttgggcacacggcagggcttggaagggaaggagtgccatttgactgcaaaattggctggaatcaatagcagacgccatgttgcattaggagagcccctgaggtgcctaaacagtagaggtccctcacaagtaaccccattctgaaacatagacccctcaaggaatttatctagatgtttggtgagtaccctgaacccccaggtgcttcacagaagtttataatgttgagctgtgaaaataaaaaaaatacatttttaccacaaaattgttacttcaaccagatagctttttttttagcaagagcaaaaggaaaaaaatcagcataaaatgtattgcgcaatttctcctgagtatgctgataccttaggtgtggtggaaatcaactatttgggtgcacagcagggctcggaagggaaaaagtgccatttgacttaacaattggctggaataattaccggacgctatgtcgcatttggaaagcccctaaggtgcctaaacagtagaggtcccccacaagtgaccccattctggaaacaagacacctcaaggcttttatctaggtgtatattgagcattttgaatccatgaatacttcacagaattttataagcttaggttgccatattgaaaattttcatttatttcacaaaaatgttgatttagcatcacatttctcactttttcaagaggcaacaacaaaacgtggaccccacaggttattATCCGATTTCCtgtgagcgcagtgataccccacatgtggccataaACCTctttttggataaatgggagggcttggaatggaaggagcaccatttgatttaaattgcgcgcaccatttgatataaattgcgcgcaccatgtcacattagcagggccccttggatacctatacatcagaaaccccccataattgaccccattttggaaactggacccctcaaggattttattcaggagtatagtaagccttttgaatccacaggtaattcacaaaaatattgctgtagcaacaaatttctcacttttaggctatgtggccatgattcagcgacacggcgtctagtacacagtgtcagtcttcctgcagagatgtaagtgttgtccacgggagaacgcagctgcccatggccACGATTTGCGTTCAGGCTGCTATGGACTTTaggtctattctacctgcagagagcactcttgtctccgtagcataaattgacatgccgaggctcgggaagctgcaccacaggtcggtttatgctgcagagaaaagaagcagtagtatagatcaaaaaaattggtctgcactctgaCTAGTGgatggtggtgcaagtgaaaaatgggaccaatccaagataataaataaattcactgcactcatagattgtgatgcaaaaaattttccaaatttattgaggcgactgtgaagtcattccgacgtttcgaccccgcctgggtcttagtcaggagtcgcttcaagatgggtgcctgggatatggaaatttgagtgggttaatagcgtatggtagagaataccttgaggataaaaggtcctgggtttagccagcgcagcagcgctgtggctggtgatatggtgcATCCtgtgacttcacagtcgcctcaataaatttggaaaattttttgcatcacaatctatgagtgcagtgaatttatttattatcttgcaGAGAAAAGAAGGACAGTAGGCataagatttctaaaaatccttccactgtcctTCTACTGCACattgcagcgctatggatgcagggaaaacactgtgcccaaaacgctgcaaaccctgattgtggacacatagcctaaaatgctacaatggatgaatggatagatgtcaaacatatatacaacatcccaccccctgcatattctaagatggtgcactttagtgcctttcatgtggcactaaagggtgcctagccttgtatttagcccccccaaaaaaaaaaattaaaataaatgacgtggggtccccccctatttttgatagccagctagagtaaagcagacagctgtagcctgcaaatcacagaagctgacagcttcatcttgtctggtgatcaatttggagggttcCTCaagctttttttttacattttttataaataaataattaaaaaaaacaaacaaacgtggggttccccccaattAGATcattagccaaggtgaagctgacagctggggtctggtattctcagggtggtaagagccatggttattggacttttcccagcctaaaaatagcagcctgcagccacaccagaagtggcgcatccattagatgtaacaatcctgGATCTTcggcccaactcatcccgttgcactggtgtggtggaatacagggtaatatatggggttgataccagatgtgtaatgttacctggcattaagcccagcagttagtgatgtcacggcgtctatctgataccagacataactaattgacagtaaaaaaaaaacattgacaacaaaaaaaaaattatttgagaaaacactccccaaaacattccctgtttcaccaatttattgaaaagaaaaaaaaatggggtccgatgtaatccattttggaggtcccacgacgattctggaccttctagaatatgggggggcacactcagggaacgtatcccccattttctaggagtgcataccctccatttgaggagagtgggtgcaaagaatctgtaccttccctccccgggtccgcagcagcagagtccatgcagccagcgcagctctctGAACTCAGGAAGCTGGCTGTCAGCTGtcctgcacatgtgaccagcgtgcactgtaaaggaggagggatcgcggtggatgaaggctgtaaaaggtacgggggacaccgaggaacaccgggagggtatagggggtgacctggcatggcctggggagcagttttctgttgcatgtgtcatggcacatgcaacagaaaccagaggaaaagggtaaatgcAGCCGGCGCGCTGGTGTGCTCGCCggagtgcgcgtggccatcttggaatttcgggagggggttgggggggcacTTTGCCAACACCGCGGgattggggaggagatttatctcccatttggcatgtttgatcatgccaggtgggagataaatcattttttaccggcgctgttatttactgtaacgtgagcatcggtatacggtgtataccggtgatcacgtgagcggggactggaaaaaaacggcctaaatcatgatctccagggtctcagctacccccggtagctgaaatccctgAGATTtattgactctggggggcgcta
Protein-coding sequences here:
- the LOC142302997 gene encoding olfactory receptor 1500-like; translation: MGYRTIGKQLGKKETAVGTINNKWKKYKMTVNLIGAPCKILPCGVRMIRRMVRNQPRTTREDLVNDLKIAETTVSKQSLDPINQHLHNTKYCILLQENNFTMVTEFLLLGFQVGQDFRTFLFSLVLLVTCCTLCGNLLIISLVSTSKNLHTPMYFFISQLSINDILLTIDIAPIMLNSLLNNGGTITLIGCITQFFFFCTSEIFECLLLTVMSYDRYVAICNPLRYTSIMTHEYCVKLVTVCWLVGLLVVVCDTLPLLMLKFCQRNIIDHFFCDLVPLMEIACSGTQLVHLEVSILGPPALFIPIIIIIVSYINIITTILKIPSNMNRQKAFSTCSSHLAVVSIFFCSLFSVYVFPTKGQTLTISKALSLLYTVFTPFINPIIYSLRNKDIMKAVREAFF